In Gimesia benthica, a single window of DNA contains:
- a CDS encoding carbon-nitrogen hydrolase family protein encodes MSLKIDLNTELSSLTLDDKGCIDLQLIQAPTGQPIVGTRLALTQSQSPTPPSNDEISKCRKLLIGTRPKSLTVMSFHPGLAGNEADLASLAADRTIVGLRGIDSNLSNVTNIATNGALYSQSKLSLSSEDVALNVKRGSRLNIFLPDGDTDNIAWAVLNCHDYTHVELLKLLQKHSIELLIVVTYNTATRLFWEYAISDIHRLFCFVVVVNVAELGGSAVFAPFRRIGREKNAQIGAGGQIFGARGAGEFRVDVPMDIAELRSLRTEFRDFGFKAKSTQLSRDSDYVPMVPSEHFMDTFDHSAGPPSVRSDDVIDLQTEWNFKHPRVAVAQLNHIGLDAYISTKYRIRNHDSCDEFEHLLSERLLELESRCRYLGETSAHTLLDMLVFPEVFIPRSFIATLQRFSNRLKTTIVAGIDYPDGDEDENANECVIIRPNLVPEHYRKVTRSQYDAHRNANGDLMPMLRGSKLVRFVNTAGRGFGVLICYDYSHIDLLCEL; translated from the coding sequence ATGTCATTGAAGATCGATCTAAATACTGAATTGTCCTCACTCACGCTCGACGACAAGGGGTGCATTGATCTTCAGCTGATCCAAGCACCGACCGGTCAGCCGATCGTAGGAACACGCCTTGCTCTAACGCAATCCCAATCGCCAACACCGCCGTCAAACGACGAGATCAGTAAATGTCGTAAACTGCTCATCGGAACCAGGCCAAAATCGTTAACAGTCATGTCGTTCCATCCCGGACTCGCTGGCAATGAGGCTGACCTCGCATCGCTAGCTGCCGACAGAACGATTGTTGGCCTCAGGGGTATCGACTCCAATCTAAGCAACGTCACTAACATTGCTACGAACGGTGCACTCTATTCACAATCAAAGCTATCGCTTTCATCGGAAGACGTCGCGTTGAACGTAAAGCGTGGAAGCCGACTTAACATTTTCCTTCCAGACGGCGACACCGACAACATAGCATGGGCCGTCTTAAACTGTCACGACTATACTCATGTTGAATTGCTCAAGCTGCTGCAGAAGCATTCTATCGAATTACTTATTGTCGTTACGTACAACACAGCAACGCGACTGTTCTGGGAGTATGCGATATCGGATATTCACCGTCTCTTTTGCTTTGTAGTCGTCGTGAATGTGGCTGAGCTCGGAGGCTCGGCAGTATTTGCACCGTTTCGACGAATCGGCCGTGAAAAGAATGCTCAGATTGGCGCTGGCGGGCAGATCTTTGGGGCGCGGGGTGCGGGTGAGTTTCGAGTTGACGTTCCTATGGATATTGCCGAACTCAGAAGTCTTCGCACGGAATTTCGTGACTTTGGCTTTAAGGCAAAGTCGACACAGCTTTCCCGCGACAGTGACTATGTGCCAATGGTCCCATCTGAGCACTTTATGGACACCTTTGATCACAGTGCTGGTCCACCTTCCGTGCGTTCCGACGATGTAATTGATTTGCAAACTGAGTGGAACTTCAAACACCCTCGCGTTGCTGTCGCACAACTCAACCACATCGGGCTCGACGCTTACATTTCGACGAAGTATCGAATTCGAAATCACGACTCCTGTGACGAATTCGAGCATCTTCTCTCAGAGAGGCTTCTAGAGCTTGAATCCCGATGTCGATATCTAGGCGAGACCAGCGCGCACACTCTTCTGGACATGCTGGTGTTTCCAGAGGTATTCATTCCTCGCTCGTTCATTGCAACGCTTCAACGCTTCAGCAACCGACTGAAAACGACGATTGTTGCTGGAATCGACTATCCAGATGGCGACGAGGACGAAAACGCTAATGAATGTGTCATAATCCGTCCAAATCTCGTGCCGGAGCATTATCGCAAGGTGACGCGCTCTCAGTACGATGCTCATCGCAATGCTAACGGAGATCTCATGCCGATGCTCCGCGGCTCAAAATTGGTGCGTTTCGTAAATACTGCCGGTCGTGGATTTGGTGTTTTGATCTGCTACGACTACAGTCACATCGATCTCTTGTGCGAACTGTAA
- the istA gene encoding IS21 family transposase, with protein MELWGEIRRRVLTGEISQRAARDEYDIHWDTLQKILTYSEPPGYRLTKPRPSKLEPFLPIIHEILQSDRSVHRKQRHTGKRIFERLRDEHGYSGGITIVREAIRDWKAQSREVFLPLRHPPGEAQVDFGFADVWLDGTLTKVALFVMTLPYSDAIFIQAFPRECTEAFLEGHKRAFEFLGGVPQRISYDNSKIAVARLVGNRERKVTTEFLRLKSHFLFDDHFCLVRRPNEKGHVERLLDYARSNFLVPVPRIASLEALNQQLVQCCRNDLQRQLRGQTSPKQSLLAEEQREFLRPLPEQIFEACRLGQAHADSLSLVRFDTNSYSVPTKYAHRQITIVATIAEVRLLFEETLIARHQRDWGREQTRFNPIHYLSLLERKPGGFDHARPLEDWDLPVCLGILRRRLEAELQATGTREFIKVLRLLERHPLPTLKRAVEHALDIDATRASAIRLILEYQQESPLTLFSLEGRPHLKLVQVAQTDVSAYQSLLIGG; from the coding sequence ATGGAGTTATGGGGTGAGATCCGTCGGCGTGTTCTGACCGGAGAAATCAGTCAACGTGCTGCTCGTGACGAGTACGATATTCACTGGGACACGTTACAGAAAATTCTGACCTACTCGGAGCCACCGGGATACCGGCTGACTAAGCCCCGGCCTTCCAAGCTGGAGCCGTTCCTGCCGATCATTCATGAGATTCTGCAGAGTGACCGCAGTGTTCATCGCAAGCAGCGTCACACGGGGAAACGCATTTTCGAACGCTTGCGGGACGAACACGGGTATTCCGGTGGAATCACGATCGTCCGGGAAGCCATCCGTGACTGGAAAGCCCAGTCCCGCGAGGTTTTCCTGCCGCTCCGCCATCCTCCGGGTGAAGCCCAGGTGGACTTCGGCTTTGCCGATGTCTGGCTGGACGGCACACTGACCAAGGTCGCGTTATTTGTGATGACGTTACCTTATTCGGATGCCATTTTTATCCAGGCCTTTCCCCGGGAGTGTACGGAAGCCTTTCTGGAAGGACACAAACGGGCCTTTGAATTTCTGGGCGGTGTGCCGCAGCGAATCAGCTATGACAATTCGAAAATCGCAGTGGCCCGTCTGGTAGGGAACCGTGAGCGAAAAGTAACGACCGAGTTCCTGCGTCTGAAAAGCCACTTTCTGTTTGACGATCATTTCTGTCTGGTACGACGACCGAATGAGAAAGGCCATGTCGAGCGGTTGCTGGACTATGCCCGCAGCAACTTCCTGGTCCCCGTCCCCCGGATTGCTTCTCTGGAAGCCCTGAACCAGCAGTTAGTGCAATGCTGTCGGAACGATCTGCAGCGTCAGTTGCGGGGACAGACTTCTCCCAAACAGAGCCTGCTGGCGGAAGAACAACGGGAGTTCCTGCGTCCCCTGCCAGAGCAGATATTCGAAGCCTGCCGACTGGGACAGGCACACGCCGACTCCCTGTCGCTGGTCCGCTTTGATACCAACAGTTATTCGGTCCCTACAAAATACGCGCATCGTCAGATCACCATCGTGGCCACCATTGCTGAAGTACGGCTGTTGTTTGAAGAGACGTTAATCGCCCGGCACCAGCGGGACTGGGGACGGGAACAGACCCGTTTTAACCCGATTCATTACCTGAGTTTACTGGAACGGAAGCCGGGAGGCTTTGATCATGCCCGCCCCCTGGAAGACTGGGATCTGCCGGTCTGTCTGGGCATTCTCCGCCGCCGGCTGGAAGCCGAACTGCAGGCAACCGGCACGCGGGAGTTTATCAAGGTGCTGCGTCTGCTGGAACGCCATCCGCTGCCCACTCTGAAACGTGCGGTGGAACACGCGCTGGACATTGATGCGACCCGCGCTTCTGCCATTCGCCTGATTCTGGAATACCAGCAGGAGTCACCGCTGACTCTGTTCAGCCTGGAAGGCCGTCCCCACCTGAAGCTGGTACAGGTGGCACAGACGGATGTTTCTGCTTACCAGTCCCTGTTAATCGGAGGTTAA
- the istB gene encoding IS21-like element helper ATPase IstB, which translates to MTRKQTKSLVLLQHHLKNLRLPTILRECEKIAARCATDNVDHLGFLLQLCELELIERDRRAAERRLKAAKFPTYKTLETFDFQAQPGLNKLLVSELMRGEFIEQRENILLVGNSGTGKTHLAVALGIAACGQGKRVRFYQVTELITQLMEAREERELTRLKKQLAKLDLLILDELGYVPASKLGSELLFDVISTAYERFSLIVTTNLPFENWTEVLGSERLTGATLDRLTHRCHILETTGESYRLQDAKRRHTKSSSKQPRLTK; encoded by the coding sequence GTGACCAGAAAACAAACCAAAAGTCTGGTGCTGCTGCAGCACCATCTCAAGAACCTGAGGCTGCCCACCATCCTCAGAGAATGCGAAAAGATCGCCGCCCGTTGTGCCACTGACAATGTCGACCATCTGGGATTCCTGTTACAGTTATGTGAACTGGAACTGATTGAACGGGATCGCCGGGCCGCGGAACGACGTCTGAAGGCGGCAAAGTTCCCGACGTATAAGACCCTGGAAACGTTCGATTTTCAGGCCCAGCCCGGCCTCAATAAACTGCTGGTCAGCGAACTGATGCGGGGTGAGTTTATCGAGCAGCGGGAGAACATCCTGCTGGTGGGCAATTCCGGCACCGGCAAGACGCACCTGGCAGTGGCCCTGGGGATTGCCGCCTGCGGCCAGGGAAAACGGGTCCGCTTTTATCAGGTCACCGAACTGATCACCCAGTTAATGGAAGCCCGTGAAGAGCGGGAGTTAACCCGCCTGAAAAAACAGCTCGCGAAACTCGATCTGCTGATCCTGGATGAACTGGGATATGTCCCCGCCAGTAAACTCGGCTCTGAGTTGCTGTTCGACGTCATCAGCACAGCGTATGAACGTTTCAGCCTGATCGTAACGACCAATCTGCCCTTTGAAAACTGGACTGAGGTCTTGGGCAGCGAACGGCTGACAGGGGCCACGCTCGATCGGCTCACTCATCGCTGCCACATCCTGGAAACCACTGGTGAAAGTTACCGGTTACAGGATGCCAAACGGCGGCACACAAAAAGCTCAAGCAAGCAACCGCGACTGACGAAATAA